In Podarcis muralis chromosome 7, rPodMur119.hap1.1, whole genome shotgun sequence, the genomic stretch GATTTCTGAGAAAACGAAACCTAAATGAGTTCGCCCTAGTTCCTCCCCCTTGTAAATAATTTCTTGGATTGTGCTGGGTCATGACAAAGagcaaaaggaagcagaaatttctgcagcctgaaagcagaggaaGAGAATGCAAAGGAAGTTTTCCCCAACAGTCCAAAGAACAAATTTGTTTGGAGTCTTTGCATCATGTCATCCCATTTCTCCTGAGTTTTGACGCAGTGTGATCCCCACATGGCTGGCTCCAAAGGGCAGAATAACTGAAGAAACCCCACATGGGATATGGTGTGGGGTAAAAGCAGGAGCCCTATGCCCAGGATACCACAGTTATGGCTTTCCCAAAAGAATTCTAGGTATGGTAGttagttaaaggtgctgagagttgttaggaggcccctattcccttcacagaagtACAATTCCCAAAAGTGATTTAGCAGCCTCTTTAATCAGAAGTGcctgggcaccatttttgcgtgcaGAGCTGAGCCGCGATGggtgaaagagggagaggagctggggaGCATGAGAATGACTTGCGCACAGTTCTAGAACCAGCTCCCAGGGGCCGAGATattgaaatattggaggggggctGCTCCCCAAaaggtgatgggcattgccattcaaatggggtgcgCACGCCACATCTTGTGATATATGAGGTGAGGCAGGGCTTATATGCCTCCCCCCATAttttaagttggcaccccagCACACAGTCCTGTTACCTCTGTTGCttggctccctctccctctccaagcCCAGCAGGAGTTGTGTTCCTGCTACTTTCTCACAAGGACAAGGGCAATGCCCATcatcttttttggggagggggcgcccCTCCAATATGATATTTGGAGGGGAAACACATGTAGTCTCCTAACTCTGTGGTTAAAGTGGTTATCAGAGGCTGTCACAGGGGGAGGGGCCTGCCCTGAAGCATGCTGGGCAAGTGTAAACCCCATGAGACCCCGAGGTGTGCCCCCCCCAGCATTTTCTCCCTAGGGGTGGGGGGGATACATGCAGCTCCTCCTATTCTGCAAGAGGTCACTGCACTGGCATTAGTTCTCTCCCAGTGTTTTGCATTGCTTGCTTTCACGAATGTAATTCAGCATCAAACTCTGCCCTCAGCATGGCAACCCCAAATTTCCAGAGCTTGTTTCCGTGAACTCATTACGGAGGTAGACACCATGTTTCCTTCCCTCTTGTCCAGCTGTATACTGGAGCTGACTACTTTCACCACTCCAGGAGATTCAGGTTTGAGAGACTCCCTTGCATAGCAGCCAATTCCTAGGGGATGTTTCatataccttgggttaagtatttaattcgttccggaggtctgttcttaacctgaaactgttcttaacctgaaacaccactttaactaatggggcctcctgctgctgccgtgctgctggaggccgatttctgttctcatcctgaagcaaagttcttaacccgaggtactatttctggcatgttgttgttgtttagtcgtttagtcgtgtccgactcttcgtgaccccatggaccagagcacgccaggcacctctgtcctccagacAGGCTCTGTCCTCCAgacaggcacctctgtcctccagactggcttagcggagtgtgtaacctgaagcgtatgtaactcgaggtgccactgtatgttggaaggtgcccaggCTGGCTGGCGCattccagtcagatgggcagggtacaaataatatttttttgtcattgttgttgttgctctgaGTCATTTTGGATGGTGtttggcattgttgttgttgttaattgaattcatataccgccctatacttgggggtctcagggcgtttcacagaataaaatcaagatagaaAACCAGAAGATAccacataaaaacaaacaaacagaacaataccgccccccccaaaaaacacattttaaaagggcataggatgcaaATTAGAtccgccaaaggcctggttggaaAGAAATGATTTTGCCTAGCGCCtataggtgtataatgaaggcgccaggcaaacgtccctggggagagcattccacagatgggcagccactgcagagaaggcctgttcttgtgttgccacactCTAAACCGCTTGAGGAGGGGCCACACGAAGGAGGGTCTCGGAAGATGTTCTCatggtccgggtaggttcatatgttgTTGTGATTCCAAAtatataaattgtttttaaagatggAATTGTGAGAGAGCTGGGTTGGCTGGCCTGATCTAGTGTGATCTGGGATTGCCTCAACATAATCTGACCCAATCCTATGTTGATACAAATTGGCCCAGTCCAATTCATTAActggattgggctggatctgatgCACAGCCCAAGTGAAACGTGTTCTTAAATAAACTGAAATTTTTCTAGCAACACTTAGCTCTAGAGCCCCTGCTGCCATATTGTCCCAAGTCTCTTTCTCAGTTGCCATAATTCTCCCCATGAAGTTCCATTCTCAGCGCCACAGAAGCTTCAACATGGAACATAAGTCCCTTGCAGTTCGCTCTCAGCTGTTCAGAAAGCCAAAGCAGTGTTGTAAATCAGATGGTGTTGGGCAGAGTCTGAGAAGCTTGTGCTCAGACCCACCCATGAAAATATCAAATAAGTATGGAGGAAAGTAAACCCACTTAACTTCCTCCACAAAGATCCCCTGGATTTAGGTAGGCTCAATCCAATTTGTAGGTTCTCCTATcctgcaaatttcacccactttGGCCAAAAAGGGATTATTTGATTCCTCATTATAATGAATGGGGACACAGAGCTCTATTTGGTTAGAGTTGTGTGGAACCCAAAACACAGTTATAAGCAGAGAGAATACAGAGTAATTAATGCACAGATACTTGGTCACACCTAGTGAGTTGGAATGTgtttgtcaggagtgcgtgcaggagcctggccctgtgactggtagggctttgcaggattgggaccttcctgagtttggcctgtAAGGGCAAGGCGCCGCACAGGGGAGGCTTGACAGAATACTCGTAGCACCTGGTGGCAGGGGTcaggaggggtatataagaccagcagttccctctggctctttgccacagcaatacactacccacctagctgtgcttcggtttcctgactcctggtttcctgattcatgggctcttggcttcctgacccctggactgctgattcctgcttcccgTCCTCTACCCCTCTCCCGACGTACCGAGCCAGGACTCCAACTGCCTGTAACCCAGACCGTGACAGTGTTTTGCTATTTGTCAATAAAAACTATATTACTTTGtctgtttatttgtgtttgcagccAGTGGGGGAACATTTCAACCTCCAAGGCTTTAAGGCTGTAAGGCTTTACAGAAAAGTTGCATTCTGAGGAGGGTTAAACTCATTCCACAAATGTTTTCTCAAAAaccaagaaacaaaaaaatggaaaataaaaagcacatatccctcaaaaacaaagaaagaataagaAGTACCGATCTGGAGTTATCTGTGGCAGGAGGACACCCAAAACTCCCTCTACTCCAACTATGTTGAAGATGAACCAGTCTTTCTCTTTCATAGCATCCCAAAATACAAGGAAATTTGTGGGTATGTGTATGCTTACTTCCCAAGGAAAAACCCTCCCCAAAGGCTCAGGCttcccctacccacccacccagctggtgaagaaaagaaaagattaatCATTACAGCAAGGAGGCTGAGAGAAAACAGGCTTGTGGTTCAGGTTAGGACACCTAAATTTCGACCGTTGCCTGTAGCTTTCCCATGCCTGGATTAAATGATTTTTTACAACTAAAATTGGAACAGTTGGGGAAATAATTGCCGTAGGGAGGattcagaaaaaaacatttcttaaaattttaatatttattatttcattgagATTAAGTAAATAAGGCAAAAGGAAAGAATAGCAATCAAAGGAGGCAGAGagtacattaaaacatttttaaaagcagaaataacAAAATAACCACAAAATATACTAAAGGCTACAGAACTATATAGTATATTTTTGCATGGATAAGCATGTCTCGCAGGATCCCACCCAAGACGATATCTGTGTTAGATCTTGTTTAATTTCAACTGCTTCAGATTTTGATATCTCCTCATGAAGATCAGTAACTTTTTGATCCAGGGCTGTAATTTTAAGATTCGCCTTTGCTAAATTATCCTTCAGACATTAATTCTGCGTCACAATTTACTTAAGCGTATCAGCAACAGGACTCTCTGAAgccatttctcttctcttcttttcttttttgccactgCAAATTTGCTGCATGTTGGAGGGGAAGGCATCCATCGCTTTAACACTGACAGGTAGGAGATAAGAAACCTCTTAACAGGACAAAAATTGCCCATGCAGGCTACTGATTAAGCATTGTTACAATAGGGCTGCCTTATGTCTGTGATTCGTCTGTTGGAAGTAGTGTCCAAGCAGAATTTTTGAAAATTGGTAAAAATGTCTGTGAAATGtcagaagtgttgattttttggggtgaatttcctttaaaatagctcagaAACGTCTTTTGTTTTTGggagattttgtcaaaaaaagctcatcaactttgcCCTCTCCATCTCTATAACTTTGCCCCTTCCCCAATAAGCAAAAAGCTCtataacttttgtgtccagattttcactttgcgaaatacaatggtacctcgggttaagtactcaattctttccagaggtccattcttaacctacaactgttcttaacctgaagcaccgctttagttaatggggcctcctgctgctgtcgcgccgctggagcacgatttctgttctcatcctgaagcaaagtttttaacccaaggtactatttctgggttagcggagtctgtaacctgaagtttatgtaacctgaagcgtatgtaacccgaggtaccactgtatggcagtgCTACAAGTGCTGAGCTGAAGAGTAATAAAGGAAGCATGCTAGGATGCCATTTTGCAAGACCAGAAGTCGAACTTGTGAAGAAAGCAATTGGTTGATGCTGTGGTAGAAAGATGAGATTATGCATGTTGTACCTGGATGTCTCTTCCCAGGTAGATGTATTGGCTGTTTACTTGCGTCTCTTGGGCTCAGCAGCCTTTGCCTGAACTTTCTCTGCATCTTTCACAGCATTTTCCAGGAAATTCTTCAGCAAGTAGAATGTGGTAGCAAAAGAACTGCCCCCACCATAGAGAGACCCCAACACAGGTATGAAATCCAGAACCAGCTCTACCGCTGTGATTGCTCCCCATATTACTGACCTCTTCAAGAGACTCACGGCGAATTCTGTTGTGATCATACCAGTGCTTGGGGTATGTTCAATAACAGATTTCAACTCCTCAACAGGTTTCCCCACATGATTTGCTAGTATATTGAGAGAATTTTCATCCAAGCCAAAAACTTTGCAGATATGGCTCATTGTCCAAACCACAATGCCAATGTCACAACCAAGTGATAGGAATGGGAGAGGAATCAACCCAACAGTACAACTCACCATGGCATTTTTCCATATCAGGCTCTCCATGgcagcctttttctttttaatgctatCTTTTGTTAAAATTGGAAGACACATAATTAAAACATCTCTCTTGATTTCATCCTGTTCCTTTTCAAAGGTCTCTTGAAGGAGGGGGAAATCATACTTGCTCAAATCCCACCTTGATATCAGAAAGACCCTTGGAGAAGACTCACCTAACGCCTTCA encodes the following:
- the LOC144328568 gene encoding interferon-inducible GTPase 5-like; amino-acid sequence: MDLAIIIETLKKDLAELKAALEKKTFEAVSAEAQQQSNLLNNITLEIAITGRCGVGKSSFVNALRGMKDQEKGAAKTGVTETTMVPEEYTHPAFPKVKFWDLPGIGTNEFNAEEYLTKVNFSKYDFFFIISSERFTKDDTNLALEIQKNKKKFYFVRSKVDIDIENTWKSEGISEEDTYEKMQSEKKALDVIRKECYDKLKALGESSPRVFLISRWDLSKYDFPLLQETFEKEQDEIKRDVLIMCLPILTKDSIKKKKAAMESLIWKNAMVSCTVGLIPLPFLSLGCDIGIVVWTMSHICKVFGLDENSLNILANHVGKPVEELKSVIEHTPSTGMITTEFAVSLLKRSVIWGAITAVELVLDFIPVLGSLYGGGSSFATTFYLLKNFLENAVKDAEKVQAKAAEPKRRK